ctgcgtcactggaacggaactgcctttatttagaAAGGAAAAGGTATGCTAAAAATAGAACAGTCTGCAAAAATGCCGTAGCTTAGTattggagttgcatgctccaactgatcggctcctggtaGAAGTTTATTGTTGGGTTAGCTTTCATATATACAGCTTGCTCCATTCACCGGCATTGCACAGTCTGACAAAATGTGAAATAAGTTGATTGGGCTACATCTCTTTAAATCATTCTAATGCTTTCGGAAGAAGTAGCTCCTTTTAAGTGggaaaatgaaacatttatcATTGTGATTCTCGTGATAACGTTATTGACGAAATTCTTCTCTTTGTAATTTAGGGAGAATATTCCTTACAAAGAGCATCTGAGGAGGGCAGTGAAAGAAACCTTACAGACCATGTGGGTGTATTTTATAACGGTTTTCTTCCTACATACGGTTTAGTTTTCCTCTCTTAACCGTAAGTACCCACCGGCTTGATCCCAATACCAGACTGAAAACTCAAACCACCCTAAAGCAGTTCATCCCAATTGAACACGCCGACCTAAGTGATCTTGATGTACATTGTCTACACTGTTGTGTAATGAAACCAAAGATATTGCATTGATttatattaacaattattcgcatCAGGCTCAGTAATTATTGGCGAATATAGATAATCACTGAGCCTGatgcgaataattgttttagtgcaaatacACAGGTGATTatttcaaaagagaaaaaaaaaggggaaatcATTTTCACTTACAGTGGCAAAACGACTGCTGGCAGCCATTTTGTCCGTCGAGGTGATTATCGGCTTATAATCAGAGATAGCGAGCCAAAAGTAAGCGCGTTATTTTGTATAATCACCTGTTTAGTTATACTAAAGAGATTTAATCTGCaggtattcttttttttctgttgattaATTTGAAACGGACATCGTTTTCACAATTCCGAAAGGTTTTTTTGCTGGGGAGATCCTTAGCTAGTTCATCGCTGTACAGAGGAAACTTATTAAGCTTATTACAGCtgattttcttaatttttcaggGTAACTTGTAACGATCCTGTGACAGTCTTGGCCGAGTTTGGCCGAAGGCTTCTAAGAGGACGAAAACTAGACCTTGAGAGCGATTCGGAATTGTGTGAAGGCGACACAACAGAGATTTTTATCTCACTCTTCAACCTCTTCCATGATGCAATGGAAGAGGTACTTAGAGAAGATTTGATAGATTACAGTTTACCTTTGGAGGTAACTTTCACTGGTGAGAGCGCGCAAGATTATGGAGGACCACGACGGCAATTCTTGGGTTCCATTATGCGTGAGATTCGCGATAGGTTGTTCTTGGAGCAAAACGAGGAATTACTTCTATCGGAAGACCTGGCAGCCTTAGAAAATCAACACTACTTTGGAGCTGGTCTCTTTTTTGGTAAATTTACAATACGGCCGTTACTTGAGCTGGAGTCCTGCTTTGGCAATTAATTAGAATTATTATCTCTCTCTTTATCGTAGGTTTCAGCTTGTTACAAGGCGGTCCTCTCCCTACATTTCTTGCTCAAGAGCAAATTGAGCGCATCTTTGCAAAAGGTGATTTGTCCAGTCTCAGTAGAGCTGAAATCCAATTTCGGGCAGGCCTTGAGAAATTTGGTCTAATCGAGGTAAGCGTCGTCAAATCAAATGTCACTTTTGGATTGTAGCCTGAAATTGCGTCGCCGGGGCGCGAGGTTAAAAACACCACTACAAATTCGAAATTATGCTGACTTGCTAAAATGTGAGTGGGATTCATGAGATTGCTTTAAAGCTGTGAATCAAGATTACGTTTTAGCAATTCAGTCATAAGTCCGTCCGTTGAGAAATCTCCAACTGTGAAAGAATTATTTAGAGTAACTGTTATAAAAGAGCGACCACTTGATCGTTGGGAAGGGAAATTTTTCTCAGTGGCGGATACAGGAATATTTTAAGGGGGGGGGAGGAGGGGGTTCCTTTAAAGAATCGAAGTACATACTCTGACAAAACTCCTGATCGTCTAGGCTGCCTTATTGACTTCGTTTATCTTTTACATTAATACAAATGTGCACGTCAGTTAAACATCACCTTTTCCAgcacaaataaaaatataataaacaGCAGACAAACATATTGTTGATGTCAAACCTCACAGCGAACAAGACTGAAAGTGCTGTTTTTGAAACATAGGACATTCACAGCCAATTTAAACGCAGGGATAACTCATGTTGAAGCCCCCATTATACCAAATTCGAAATACGATACTTCGCATTCATTCTTAGCTATTTCACGAGAAGCCTTGTCTGGTGTTCCTATTTCGGAAGACAGCCGTGCTGCCATTAACATACGCGAAACTGGTGAAACTTCTGGAGCCAATATTTTCTGAACAGGGCACAAGTCGAAGGCAACAGGAAGAGAGAACATACAGGTTGTTCTTGAATTACTTGAAAGAGGTGGCAGGTAAGCTATTtgtttaatatttaacaattattcctcgagtccgaatgggctattgactcataggctatgagggcgagaggaataattgttttagtaaaatctaactagttggtcaaaaaaatatcgagactaaacatctttcgcaagttaaagcaggacatcaatccttttttgccgccaaaacattacaaatttcgctactagtgggctataacatatagcctactagtagctcaaccaatcagaacgcagcattgatgatagaccactagttggattttactaagtaGATTTAgtcaagcctaaaagcggagctccctGGTTATTTAATATTACTGCCTGTAGGATTAGTGAAAATGAAAGGTTTCGAATTTTCCGCGTTTGGATTATCCGGTTGCTGCTCTAATAATtaaatcattttctttcctttcttgtgTGGAAAAAGTCATTGCCTAAGTAATGAATTCCATGGTAGATCTTCCAAACCGTTTTCCACCTGAACACCAAAAGCGTTGACTATGTAAAGAACTATAGTTGACGTAGTATGGCAATGTAGCCGCGTCGAGCACAGAACGCGCGCGAAAAATGAAGCCTCGCTTATGTTTGGGTGAGTTGACCTGGGTTTGGCCTGTAGCCCCATTGAAAGACAAGTACCTGGTCAGCGGTCAATTTCAAAAACACTGGTGACCTCGATGAGCTTTACGCTTGAGTCCGCGATATGGTCACGTGATAGAGGTCAGGTTATACCTTGTTTTGAAAGGTGTTAATTGATCAAAACATGAATGTCAAATATGAAAGATGTATGCTGTAAATTAGCATGACACTGGTCACACTGGCATACATGGAGGGGTGGACGTACGAACGTACGTACAGTCGATAACGTCGTGgctattaaagaaataaaaaacgcgccgactgaattgttgagttatataagcacgcgggaatttttaagaacacgagagaagtgagaagaagcacgagccgaaggcgagtgcttctcgcacttctcgagtgttcttaaaaattcccaagtgcttatataactcaacaatgcacgaggaacaagtttttttatttcttttataaaataaaacgaccacgaagggacaagaattcgtcagacaaaaatgagcgcgaattttaattgatcaacattaagtttctctttacatgtgcaagcttaaattctattggttcaaaatttggatgacaaccaatgacaagaagcgaaaacaatcgacaagaatcgaaatcatctctaacagcgaaacacaaagttcaaagaattttgtaaagttcaaacaatttacttttttacgtcttgaggccgattcaaatttatctgcaccgagtgTATTGTACAGGAGTTAAACAtgtcgctaaacatttcgccgtgaaattttgtcagcatgaaaagaagtttatctcacgatttaaattgttgttcatacgctaaatatcttagttgaagcctaagtttaataatggcgaaaacgaaaaatccatttcatgaattcagctttaagcattcctcgaactttttcttgtgcgttggatacttttctagaaaaaaaacatcctgtttgttttttccacatttatcaaatttagctgcgacaattgaattcacagagcttctttttagcacatgctcaagatagtgttggaatcattgccattttatttttttctcgttcatgttttcgaccggaagtgagtctcaggattattgtgaaatgtaacgtcaatcgacagggattggaaatggaagatcacgttcaaccaaaaataggattagtttttattacaatgcgtgaatgatttccctgtcacctaaaggaggtacgcgtgctagtgaatgcattgagtgtagtgaaaagtttctattttttgtgcgaaaatttccagattgattcaaataaccaaatctgttaaataaaaaaaaaagggtaagaataataaatGGTTATTCCCagtacacagtcatttcagaaaatattctccactccattttatgacaagagcgggggcagctttagtgagaactattactagtattaTTTAATACGGTGATACTAACACATGCTTGAATGACTTCTTGGTGTTTCCATCGAAAACTAACCATACAATTTAGGTTCTGGCTCGTTGTACAAAATGCaaccttgtttggttgctcttttcgaTGACCTCGTATATTTCATGGTTCTCTTTCTTGACCGATGAAGGCTTCTTCTAACTTTTTACATGATATAAGCTCACATTTTCTTGCTAAGAATTGAGGTGTATATTAATTAAGGAcaaactaaatctgtaaaaaatagttattaatttcatttctgatttcattaagtaagcctatgtttttaataaacttaagcttactgaaaattaagcaaactgaacagattttaaggagatgataagcccaaactacaTGTTGTAGTTTAGGCTTATCATCTCTTTCactgccttcaagaaattctcggtgttttcaacatttgtactggcaataagagctccaaaattaccatGCAAGTAGCTGTCGAACATCACAATGTTTGCAGCATGTGTAATAACCCAAattgtcatcaataataataagaagaattgCAGACAGATTAGCTTGTTGAGTTAAAGTTGAGGGTAAAGTGCTGCTGATGGCTGGGGCACATctgtattttcactggttaatttgatgtcaaacgaatctgcaatttgaatttgcccCAAGCCTTGTCTAAGTTGGCGGACTGCCTCATCTAtggcaaaatttgtttcctccACTCCCAGTTAAAGTGTGGCATTTCCTTGAATGAGGCAGGACATCACAACAGTAGCCCACAATGGGAAATTTGTGTTGGGGCTGGTAGGTGTCCTTTGT
This window of the Acropora muricata isolate sample 2 chromosome 14, ASM3666990v1, whole genome shotgun sequence genome carries:
- the LOC136898342 gene encoding uncharacterized protein; this translates as MKMILTISLKTVSFVKLPFLCGKCEPTWTRAREEELEECEREPSNQEPNPPEQQPDSLPVVTPDHDQQLADQGETARREEENIPYKEHLRRAVKETLQTMVTCNDPVTVLAEFGRRLLRGRKLDLESDSELCEGDTTEIFISLFNLFHDAMEEVLREDLIDYSLPLEVTFTGESAQDYGGPRRQFLGSIMREIRDRLFLEQNEELLLSEDLAALENQHYFGAGLFFGFSLLQGGPLPTFLAQEQIERIFAKGDLSSLSRAEIQFRAGLEKFGLIELFHEKPCLVFLFRKTAVLPLTYAKLVKLLEPIFSEQGTSRRQQEERTYRLFLNYLKEVAD